A genomic window from Gossypium hirsutum isolate 1008001.06 chromosome D10, Gossypium_hirsutum_v2.1, whole genome shotgun sequence includes:
- the LOC121222464 gene encoding aminoacyl tRNA synthase complex-interacting multifunctional protein 1 isoform X1, with the protein MATNGTSDLKRKQGIVSSLCKHFSLDPKAFSSQVPGNDIKALYINILKSSGKESPQNNDEVMKWIAFADSFPSDSKACHGGLNELNTDLAKKSVLLGNGFTPSEADVIVFSVIHSSMIALSTPEKEKLPHVMRWMDYIQNSEDLGALFEKILLEKPVFEPQIAKAAAKPEVTSIAKGTVQNTKITDKPDTEKNAKKSDSADAKKKAKGDKEAVPEKKAPEKEASDKDKELSVSLLNIQVGLIRKAWKHPSADSLLVEEIDVGEAKVRQVVSGLAKYCSPEDLTNRRVVLITNVKPGKLRDVMSEGLVLCASNEDHTKVEPLLLPEGAKPGECISFSGIDGKPEDVLNPKKKQLEKITPNLFTDEKGVATFKGIPFMTSAGPCTSSIPKASIK; encoded by the exons ATGGCAACCAATGGAACCAGTGATCTCAAAAGGAAGCAAGGAATAGTATCATCTCTTTGCAAGCACTTCTCTTTGGATCCT AAGGCTTTTTCAAGTCAAGTCCCTGGAAATGATATTAAGGCCCTGTACATAAACATTTTGAAGTCATCAGGGAAGGAGTCACCGCAAAATAATGATGAG GTGATGAAGTGGATAGCTTTTGCAGACAGCTTTCCCAGTGATTCTAAGGCATGCCATGGTGGTTTGAATGAATTAAACACCGACTTGGCTAAAAAATCTGTACTTTTGGGCAATGGATTTACACCCTCAGAAGCTGATGTTATTGTTTTTTCAGTCATACATAGTTCAATG ATTGCCCTTTCAACTCCAGAGAAGGAGAAATTGCCACATGTGATGCGATGGATGGATTATATCCAG AATAGTGAGGATCTTGGTGCACTTTTTGAGAAGATATTGCTGGAGAAGCCTGTTTTTGAGCCTCAG ATAGCAAAAGCTGCAGCTAAGCCAGAAGTAACTTCAATTGCTAAAGGGACTgttcaaaacacaaaaattacagaCAAGCCAGACACAGAAAAAAATGCAAAGAAAAGTGATTCCGCG GATGCCAAGAAAAAGGCTAAGGGAGATAAGGAAGCTGTTCCAGAGAAGAAAGCACCTgaaaaagaagcatctgataaaGACAAAGAACTCAGTGTCAGTTTACTGAATATACAGGTTGGTCTTATACGTAAAGCATGGAAACACCCATCTGCTGATAG TTTACTGGTAGAGGAGATAGATGTTGGAGAGGCTAAAGTACGACAGGTTGTTAGTGGATTGGCCAAGTATTGCAGTCCAGAAGACTTGACG AATCGTCGTGTTGTGCTGATTACAAATGTAAAACCTGGAAAGCTACGAGATGTGATGTCAGAGGGACTG GTGCTTTGTGCTTCTAATGAAGATCATACCAAGGTAGAGCCCTTACTGCTCCCTGAAGGTGCTAAACCTGGCGAGTGCATTTCATTTTCGGG GATTGATGGAAAGCCAGAAGATGTCCTAAATCCAAAGAAGAAGCAGTTGGAGAAAATAACACCG
- the LOC121222464 gene encoding aminoacyl tRNA synthase complex-interacting multifunctional protein 1 isoform X2 — protein sequence MATNGTSDLKRKQGIVSSLCKHFSLDPAFSSQVPGNDIKALYINILKSSGKESPQNNDEVMKWIAFADSFPSDSKACHGGLNELNTDLAKKSVLLGNGFTPSEADVIVFSVIHSSMIALSTPEKEKLPHVMRWMDYIQNSEDLGALFEKILLEKPVFEPQIAKAAAKPEVTSIAKGTVQNTKITDKPDTEKNAKKSDSADAKKKAKGDKEAVPEKKAPEKEASDKDKELSVSLLNIQVGLIRKAWKHPSADSLLVEEIDVGEAKVRQVVSGLAKYCSPEDLTNRRVVLITNVKPGKLRDVMSEGLVLCASNEDHTKVEPLLLPEGAKPGECISFSGIDGKPEDVLNPKKKQLEKITPNLFTDEKGVATFKGIPFMTSAGPCTSSIPKASIK from the exons ATGGCAACCAATGGAACCAGTGATCTCAAAAGGAAGCAAGGAATAGTATCATCTCTTTGCAAGCACTTCTCTTTGGATCCT GCTTTTTCAAGTCAAGTCCCTGGAAATGATATTAAGGCCCTGTACATAAACATTTTGAAGTCATCAGGGAAGGAGTCACCGCAAAATAATGATGAG GTGATGAAGTGGATAGCTTTTGCAGACAGCTTTCCCAGTGATTCTAAGGCATGCCATGGTGGTTTGAATGAATTAAACACCGACTTGGCTAAAAAATCTGTACTTTTGGGCAATGGATTTACACCCTCAGAAGCTGATGTTATTGTTTTTTCAGTCATACATAGTTCAATG ATTGCCCTTTCAACTCCAGAGAAGGAGAAATTGCCACATGTGATGCGATGGATGGATTATATCCAG AATAGTGAGGATCTTGGTGCACTTTTTGAGAAGATATTGCTGGAGAAGCCTGTTTTTGAGCCTCAG ATAGCAAAAGCTGCAGCTAAGCCAGAAGTAACTTCAATTGCTAAAGGGACTgttcaaaacacaaaaattacagaCAAGCCAGACACAGAAAAAAATGCAAAGAAAAGTGATTCCGCG GATGCCAAGAAAAAGGCTAAGGGAGATAAGGAAGCTGTTCCAGAGAAGAAAGCACCTgaaaaagaagcatctgataaaGACAAAGAACTCAGTGTCAGTTTACTGAATATACAGGTTGGTCTTATACGTAAAGCATGGAAACACCCATCTGCTGATAG TTTACTGGTAGAGGAGATAGATGTTGGAGAGGCTAAAGTACGACAGGTTGTTAGTGGATTGGCCAAGTATTGCAGTCCAGAAGACTTGACG AATCGTCGTGTTGTGCTGATTACAAATGTAAAACCTGGAAAGCTACGAGATGTGATGTCAGAGGGACTG GTGCTTTGTGCTTCTAATGAAGATCATACCAAGGTAGAGCCCTTACTGCTCCCTGAAGGTGCTAAACCTGGCGAGTGCATTTCATTTTCGGG GATTGATGGAAAGCCAGAAGATGTCCTAAATCCAAAGAAGAAGCAGTTGGAGAAAATAACACCG